The sequence below is a genomic window from Labilibaculum sp. DW002.
AAAAATTATAATGCTGAGATTACCATCATACCTGCAATAGATCCTTATTATAACGGTTCGGGAAGTGTAGCATACATCGGAGGTCGGGGTCATAAAATTACATTGCGAGGCACAGATGAAGTTATCAAACAAAGTTTATCTATAAAAGTTGGTGGTGACAAGGGAAATATTCGCCTTATGCATGGAAATTTTCCAAATCAAAATAATTTTAAGGTGTCAGATTTTGAATTGATTAATGATACAAACTATCCAGTAAAGTTATCTCCCACAAGTTCAAGAGTAACAGTGAGATCTGTAGGAACTGTTAGAGATAATGGTACCGATAATCATGTAATAAAATAAAGTGATTTATGAAACGAATAAATACCAGCATAATGGTTTTGTTTCTGCTGATTCATATCAGTTGTAACAATAGTAAGGTAGAGCTAATTGTAAGTAAGAATGCTGTTGAAGCACAGTATAGTTCAATTCAAGAAGCATTAATTGCCGCTAAAGAAATAAAGCAAAGTGATAATAATGCTCAAATTGTAATTAATATTTTACCAGGCAGTTACCATTTGCAAAAAACAATTGAAATTTCCAGTGCGTTAAATGGACTTGAAATTGTTGGAGCGGGTGCTTCAAAAGTCAGTGTTAAAGGATCAGTACCACTGCAGTTAAACTGGAAAAGTTTGAATGAAGACATATTTGTAGCTAAGGTTCCAGATAATTTGATTTTTGATCAACTAATTACTGATGGAAAAGCTCAGATTTTAGCTCGATATCCAAATTATGATGAAACGGCTCAGTATTGGCAAGGATATGCTGAAGATGCTCTTTCGAAGGAGCGTGTCGCATCTTGGAAGAACCCAGTGGGAACATTTTTTCATGCTCTCCACAAAGGTCGCTGGGGTGGTTTTCATTGGCAGATTGTTGGAATGAATGAAGATGCTTTTCCAATTTTAGAAGGTGGTCATCAAAACAACAGAGGTTCAAAACCACATAAGGAATACCGGATGGTAGAAAATGTGTTCGAAGAGTTGGATAGTCCAGGTGAATGGTATTTAGATCATGAAAATCATCAGCTTTATTTTTGGCCAGAAAAGAATATCGATCTGCAAAAAATGAAATTTGAAGCCTCAGTGCTTAAATCGTTAATTTCAGTAAAGGGAACACTTGAAAATCCTGTACAGAATATTTCTATTAAAGGAATCAGCTTTGAAAATACGCAACGTACTTTTATGGAAGCGTATGAGCCTTTGTTGCGAAGTGACTGGACAATTTATCGTGGTGGAGCTGTATTTTTTGAAGGAAGTGAAAATTGCAAACTCGAGAATTGTGAATTCACAAACTTAGGTGGCAATGTAATTTTTGTTAGCAATTACAATAAAGGATTAAAAATTGCTGGAAATAATATTCATGAATGTGGAGCTTCTGCTATTTCTTTTGTAGGTAATGCTTCTGCAGTTCGATCACCATCTTTTCAGTACGGACAATTTGTTGAATTGGATAAAATGGATACCATCTCAGGACCTAAAAATGAATTGTATCCTAGAGAATGTATTGTTGAAAATAACTTGATTCATAGAATAGGGAGAGTTGAAAAACAAACCGCAGGAGTACAGATTTCTATGGCAATGGACATTACTGTTCGTCACAATAGTATTTACGATGTTCCTCGCTCTGGTATCAATATCGGAGATGGTACATGGGGAGGACATATTTTGGAATTTAACGATGTGTTTAATACCGTTTTGGAAACTAATGATCATGGCTCATTTAATTCATGGGGAAGAGATCGTTTTTGGCATCCTAATCGAAGAATAATGGATAGTATTACTACTGCAAATCCTGACATGTACAAATGGGATGCAGTACATACCACAATTATTAGAAATAACCGATTTCGTTGTGATCATGGTTGGGATATCGATTTGGACGATGGATCTTCAAATTACCACATATACAACAATTTGTGTTTAAGTAGAGGGATTAAATTGAGAGAAGGCTTTAATCGAGTAGTTGAAAATAATATCACCGTGAATAACAGTTTGCATCCTCATGTTTGGTTTGTGAATTGTGAGGATGTTTTTAGAAAGAATATTGTAAGTGATGCTTATCAGGATGTAGGATTGTTGAGCTGGGGTAAGGACTTAGATTATAATCTATTTCCTACCGAGGAAGCCATGATAAAATCACAAATTTACGATCGGGATATGCACAGTGCTTTTGGTGATCCATTGTTTAAAGATCCCAAAAATCTAGATTATTCTGTTGCTGAAAATTCACCAGCCTTAGCATTGGGCTTTGTTAATTTCCTTATGGATCAATTTGGCGTTCAAAAGCCAAGCCTAAAAGCAATTGCCAAGACTCCTGAAGTTCCTGTTGTAGTAGATCCTTTGCAAAGAAAAATAAAGAGTAGTACGCTTGCCTGGTTAAGAAATAAACTAAAAGGGGTAGATTCTAATGAAGAGCAATCTGCTTACGGATTAAATAGCCCAGAAGGAGTAATTGTAATCAGTACATGGAATCATAGTCCGGCAGTAAAGAACAATGGCTTGAGAAAAGGAGATGTGATTCTTGAGGTTGAAGGAGTGAAAACCGATAAAGTACTCGACTTTTTAAAAATCACAAAAGAGTATCAATCGAAAGGTGAAATTCAAGTTCTGGTAATGAGAAATCAGAAGGAATTGGGTTTAAGAATTCAAATCAAATAGGAAATCAATTAAAATTAATAAGGGATTATGAAATTGCAACAAATTGTATTTGTATTGTTTTGTACAGTGCTCTTTTCTTGTCAAACAGCAAAAAAAGATAATACTTCAAAAAAGGAATTACCAAAGCGACCCAATATTATTTTTATGGTATCGGATGATCATGCTTATCAGGCAATTAGTGCCTATTCCAATCATCTAGTCGAAACTCCAAATATTGATCGAATTGCTAATAATGGAATGAAGTTCACCAATGCTTGTGTTACCAATTCTATTTGCGGGCCTTCTAGGGCGACCATGTTAACGGGTAAGCATTGTCATATACATGGTAAAACAGATAATCTTTTCCCATTTGATGAAACACAAACAACATTTCCTCAATTGTTACAAAAAGCGGGTTACCAAACTGCTATGTTTGGAAAATTGCATTTTGGAAATAACCCAAAGGGGATTGATGAGTTTAAAATTCTTCCAGATCAGGGAAGCTATTACAATCCTGATTTTAATACAAATGAAGGGAGAATAACGGTTGAGGGATATGTTACTGATATTATAACCGATATGTCTATTGATTGGTTGGATAATCGTAGAAAAGAGGATGAACCTTTTGTGATGTTTTATATGCACAAAGCACCTCACCGTGAATGGTTACCAGCACCACGCCATTTTAAAGAATATACGAAGAAAACATTTGTAGAACCTGCAACTTTGTTTGACAACTATGAAGGACGAGGTACGGCAGCGAAAACAGCAGAAATGAATTTATTAAAGCACATGAACTGGGCTGGAGATTCAAAGCTTTATCCAGAAATGATGGCTGAATTAGGTCTTAAAGATGAGTCTGGATGGGATTTGGAAGCTTTTGATCGTGAGGTTGGCCGAATGAATGCTCAACAACGAGCAGTTTGGGATTCAACCTATATACCTTTAATGGAAGATTTTAAAGCGAAGTATCCTAATATGAACGACACAGAATTAATGAAATGGCGTTACCAGCGTTATATGCAGGATTATCTAGGTTGTATTGCTTCTGTAGATGAGAATGTTGGTCGATTATTGGATCATTTAGAGGAACTAGATCTTGATGAAAATACGATTATCGTTTACACATCAGATCAAGGATTTTATTTGGGAGAGCATGGTTGGTTCGATAAGCGTTTTGCATATGACGAATCGTTTAAAACACCTTTATTAGTTAGTTGGCCAGGAGTTGTAGAGCCAGGTACAACAAATACCGAAATGGTTCAAAATCTCGATTTTGCGCAAACTTTACTGGAAGCTGCTGGAATTGAAGCACCCGAGGATATGCAAGGAGAAAGTTTAATTCCTTTATTGCAGGGGAATGATGAGGAATGGACTAGAGATGCAGTTTACTACCATTATTATGAATATCCTTCTATTCACATGGTAAAAAGACATTATGCTATTATTACTCAGGAATACAAATTAATTCATTTTTATTACGATGTTGACGAGTGGGAACTTTACGATCGTAAAAACGATGTTCAAGAAATGACTAATGTAATTAATGATCCTGCTTATGCAGATGTTCTCGTAAAGCTTAAAAAGGAATTGGCAGAAATGCGTGAAAAATATGGTGATAGTTCACAATTAGATCAGGAATTGATTGATAAATATATTCATGAGAAAGAGAATCCTGATGTAATTAAGGTTTCACTTCATTAAAAAATAATTGAGCTGGTAAGAGAATCGTTTTCGATTCTTTTACCAGTTTTTTTACACAGATTAAATAGAAAGTATGCAATACCGAATTCAAACACAATTGACTATTGTTTTTTTACTCTGTTTCGTTTTATTCTCAGGAATGAAAAAGGCAGATAAATCGATTTACCACAAAGCTTGGATTGATTTCAATAAAAATGGAGTCAAGGATATTTTTGAAGATCCTACTCAAAATGTTGATAGTAGAGTTAAAAATCTATTGTCTCTGATGAATGTTGAAGAGAAAACCTGCCAAATGGCAACACTTTATGGTTACGCTCGTGTTTTAAAAGATGAGTTGCCAACCAAAGAGTGGAAAAATTGTGTTTGGAAAGATGGGATCGCAAATATCGATGAGCATTTAAATACCATATGGAATCAGCCAAAAACACATACACAGTATTCCTATCCATATAATGTTCACGCCGAGGCGATTAATGCGGTTCAAAAGTGGTTTGTAGAAGAAACCCGAATGGGAATTCCTGTAGATTTTACCAACGAAGGAGTTCATGGTTTGTGTCATAAAAAAGCGACACCGCTTCCAGCTCCAATTGGTATCGGTTCTACATGGAACAAAGACTTGGTATATAAAGCTGGTAAAATGGTTGGAAGTGAAGCAAAGGCTTTAGGCTATACCAATGTTTATGCTCCTATTCTTGATGTGGCCAGAGATCAGCGTTGGGGAAGAGTTCTGGAATGTTATGGCGAAGAACCTTTTCACATTGCTGAAATGGGCAAGCAAATGACTTTAGGAATTCAATCGCAGGGAGTGGCATCTACACTAAAGCATTTTGCAGTATATAGTATTCCTAAAGGAGCTAGAGATGGCGATGCGCGTACCGATCCACATGTGGCTCCTCGCGAAATGCATCAGCTTCATTTGTATCCTTTTCGAAGAGTAATTCAAGAGGCTAAGCCTATGGGCATAATGAGTAGTTACAACGATTATGATGGTGTTCCGGTTACCGCAAGTCATTATTTCCTAACAGAATTATTGCGTGAGCAATTTGGTTTTCAGGGATATGTGGTTTCAGATAGTGAAGCTGTTGAGTATGTTTCAGATAAACATCATGTGGCTGAGGATTATAAGGAGGCTGTAAGACAGGTTGTTGAAGCAGGATTGAACGTTCGAACCACTTTTAGAACAGCAGAATCATACATAGAGCCTTTGCGTGAGTTGATTGCGGAAGGGAAACTTTCGATGAAAACCATTGATGCAAGAGTGGGTGAGGTTTTGGCCGTGAAATTTCGATTGGGTTTATTCGATCAGCCGTATGTCGAAAATCCGAAGGAATCTGACAAGCTGGTTCATACTGATGAAAATGAGGCTCTTTCAAAGCAAATCAATCAAGAATCAATGGTTTTGCTTAAAAATGAAAATAACTTTCTTCCTCTGGAAATCAATAATCTTAAAAAAATTTTGGTGACCGGTCCTTTGGCCGATGAAATCAGTTTTACTTATAGTAGATATGGACCTGCTGATAATCCTTCGGTTTCAGTTTATCAGGGAATCAAAAAATACGCAGCAGGAAAAGCACAGGTTGACTATTCTAAAGGTTGTGATATTGTAGATCCAAACTGGCCGGGAAGTGAAATTATTCCCGAACCACTTTCACTTGAGGAGCAGGCTGGAATTAATGCTGCCGTTGAAAAAGCAAAACAATCGGATGTGATTATTGCCGTTGTGGGAGAAGACGAAAAGCGTGTTGGAGAAACAAAGTCAAGAACAAGTCTTGGCCTTCCTGGAAGACAATTTCAACTCGTACAAGCTTTGTATGTTACCGGAAAACCTGTGGTTTTGGTTCTTATTAACGGACAACCATTGAGCATTAACTGGGAAAATAGATTTTTACCTGCCATTCTCGAAGCTTGGTTTCCTAGTACTGTTGCTGGAGAGGTGATTGCTGAAACTTTATTCGGAGATTATAATCCGGGAGGTAAATTATCAGTAACCTTCCCTAAAACGGTTGGTCAAATCCCATTGAATTTTCCTTTTAAACCAGGTTCTCAGGCAGGGCAGCCTGGCGAAGGCCCAAATGGGTATGGCAACACGCGTGTTTTAGGGCCTTTGTATCCTTTCGGATATGGTTTGAGTTATACTACTTTTGCATACCGTAACTTGAAAGTAAACCCAAAGCAGGCAAACTCACAGGCCGAAATACAGGTTTCATTTGAGCTAAGCAACACAGGAGCTCGAGAGGGAGATGAAGTGGTTCAACTTTATCTGAAAGATGAGGTCAGCAGCGTAACAACTTACGAGTCTCAGCTTCGTGGTTTCGAGCGGGTTCATTTGCTTCCCGGCGAAACAAAAACAGTTCATTTCACACTCTATCCTGATGATTTGGCATTGCTTGATAAGAATATGAATTGGACGGTTGAGCCTGGTAAATTTAAAATAATGATAGGAAGTTCATCGGTTGATATTCGTTTGAAAGGAGTTTTTGAAATACAGAGCAAGTAATTGCTTGATATCGGTTCTGTTGAATTATCGTTTTACAATTGTATCAAATTAATTCTTTAAAATAAATAGTCTGTTATGAAAATCATTATTGTATTGGTCTTGTTGGTCAGTAATGCTTTGTTTGTTACTGCTTCAAGAGTAGATACCTTGTTTGTTACCAGTGAGTCGATGGGGAAAGAACTGCCTAATCTGGTTATTGTTCCAGATGCTTATTCTGCTCAAAATAAAGATTTCCCAGTTTTGTATTTATTGCACGGTGCTACTGGTAATTTTTCCGATTGGTTGCATAAAGTCCCTCAGCTAAAGCAGTTCGTGGATAAGTATGAGTTCATCATCGTTTGCCCTGATGGAGGCTTTACCAGTTGGTATTTCGATAGTCCTATTGACGCTAAAATGCAATATGAAACCTATATCACGAAAGAGTTATTGACTGTGGTGGATAAAAATTACTCTACCATTCCTGATCGATCGGGAAGAGCCATTACTGGATTAAGTATGGGCGGACATGGAGCATTTTACCTAGCATTTAAACATCAGGATATTTGGGGTGCTGCAGGAAGTACAAGTGGAGGATTAGACATTCGTCCTTTTCCGAACAGTTGGGATATTTCAAAACGATTGGGTACCTATGCCGAAAATCAAGACGTATGGGAGAAGAATACAGTAATCAATTTAGTTCATCTTTTGAATGGAAAAGATCTGAAATTAACCTTTGATTGTGGTACAAGTGATTTCTTTTACGGAGCTAATAAACGCATGCATGAAAAGTTACTGGAACGCAATATTCCGCATGATTATACGGAGCGTCCAGGGAAGCATAATACGAAGTATTGGGCCAATTCCATCAAATATCAACTTTTATTCTTCGATCAGTTTTTTCGATCTGAAAAGCAGTAAAACCGCCGAAAATCGCATCGTAATGCATGTTTTTGCAACAAATTTCATATTTATTGAAACGTAAATTCTGCTTTCCCGATGTCTGTTGAGCTATTTTTGAAGAGATACTAATACTTACAAAAGAATTGTAAAATGATCTCTAAAAGAATAGCTCTATTTTGTTTTATAGCCTTGAGTTTATTAATTCAGGCAAAAAGTGTATTTGCTCAAACGCATCCAAATTTATATGTAGCAAATGAGGATAGACAAACTATTTTATCAAAAATACAAAATGAAGAGTGGGCAAAAGTCGCGTGGGAAAATCTTCAAGAAAAGATTGATCCTTTTGTAGAAAGACATCAATCTGATCCGGAATGGATCACATCCCGTTTGGCGATGTATTGGAAAGATGGCAAACATTACACTCAGTGTTACATCAAAAAACAAAATTGGGATTATGGTGAGGGAAATGCACCAGTTCCAACAGTAAGACTTCCAGGAATGCGTACTTGGAACAATTACATTAATGTTCCTTTGAAAGATCGTATCCCATTTAATGAATCAGGTGATATGCTTGGTCTAGATCGATCTAGTAATGATAAAGTACCTGTTTTGGTTCCATACAAGGAATCTGGGCACATGATTACTAAAAACAATAAGGAAATTCTGGACTTGGCAGAAAAAGCTTCATTTGTTTACTGGTTAACACAGGATGAGAAGTATGCTAGATTTTCTTCCGATATATTTTGCACTTGGTTGTTGGGTACTTATTATATGAACCCTCCTTTAGATCCAGAAATGTCAACCAAAGGTGCAGGTGGTTATGCTCCTGGCGGAATTATGGGTTACTACGATTACGAGCAAATACATGACTTTCTTCAAAAGCCTGCAGCAGTTACTTACGATTTTTTATACGATTACCTGCAAGAAAATACTCCTAAGGCTATATCAAAAACAAATAAAAGTGTAAGAGAAGTAGCTGGAGTTGTTTTTAAACGATTTGTTGACTTAGGGTTAATTCGAGGAGGAAAACGTGGCAATTGGAATGTGAATGGATTTAGAAATATTCTTCCTTCAATGCTAGTGTTGGAATCCAATGGTTTTTACGAAGACAAAAAGGGCAAAGAGCATTACATTCCCTACTACACAAAAATTACGACTGACCATCATGAGGCTTTGCCAGATTTCATAAAGAATTTTGATGACGTTACTGGTTTATGGCCAGAATCTCCTGGTTATGCATCGGGTATGATTGGAGCCATATTACAAATGGGAATTCCGTTATACAAATCTGGTGTAAATACAATTGGAGATAATCCTTTATTGCAAAAGGCAGCTATGGCTAATTTAGGTTGGTTAGATGCAAGGGGAAATCTTGTTGTAGTTGGTGATATGCGTGGAGGACCTACTGATTTATCCGTTTTTGAAGATATGCTTACGTACTACACATGGGAAGGCGATCTTGATAAGGCAAAAAAAATGGCTTCAGTTATTCGAAATGGAATTGCATCTGGCCAATACAATAGAAGTGAGATAAGCTGGAAAGGGCTTTGTACCTATGAACCACTTCCAGAATCGAGTAATGAATTACCTTTTAACAGAGCAGCATATTCCGAACATCATCGCCATTTGATCATGAAAAATGGTAATCGTGTTGAAAATGGATTGATGTTTACTTTGTATGGAGGTAACAAAGGTGGTCACCTTTCACCAAATGGATTAGCCATGCAGTTTTATGGTAATGGTTATGTCTTAAATCCTGATGCATCGGCTTATGAATCTTATTGGTCGAAAGATGCATCTTACCATCGTGAAATAACGGGTTCTAATACCATAATGCCAGGATATACCAAAGGAGAAATCACGATCAATGCAATGGATCCTTCTGTGGATGCATCAAACAATTTTTACAATACAACAGAAACCTCTGCTGCTTGTTCTTTTGCAGATTTTAGTGCTGCTGAAAAACGACGTTTGGTTGCAATGGTTCGTACTTCTGAAACTACAGGTTACTATGTAGATATTTTCCGATCAAACCAGTCAGATAATGATTACTTACAGCATATTCTGGGTGATGCGGCAAGCCTTAGAAATAAACGAGGAGAGTTGCTGGATTTCGTGAAAGTTGATAGTATAAGCAATCATCATCATAAAGCATACTCTTTCTTTGCAAACCCTCGAAAGATAGATTTTAGTAATGATTTTACAGCTACTTGGACAATTGATAAAGTAAGTCCAAGTTTGAATATTAATATGTGGATGATGGGACAAGAGAATCGTGAAATCTATTTGGTAGATGCTCCTCCTTCAACCTTACGATCTGATCTAACTCCTGGGATGGTAAATAGAAGTCCGCAAACTACTCCAACAATAATTGTACGTCAGAATGATAATAATGCTGAGGATCATCCTTTTGTTTCGGTTTTTGAGTCTTTTAATGAAGGTGAAAAATCAATAAAAAAGATTTCAAAAATAGCTGCTTCCGATCATTTTGTTGCCTTGTCTATTTCCTCTCAGAATGGTGAAAAACAATTCATTTGCAATGCAATTGATGATGCAGTATATCAACCAAAATCAGATCTTGTTTTTCAAGGGGTTTTTGGAATCGCATCAGAAAATAAGGATGGATTTCAATACCTATACTTGGGGAAAGGTAAATCATTGAGAAAAGGGAATTATTGTATTGAAGCGGTTGATGGAGAGGTTACTGCAGAGCTGAAAGTAGTAGATGGAGAATTTTACTATTCAGCTGACGGAACGGTTCGAATTTCCTTGAAGAATGGTAAGGAAAATGAATATAAGCCGGGATATAATATTCGAGTAAAATAAAGTTTTTGTTGATAAGATATTGAATAAATAGAAGAGGTAAATAATATGAGATTTGTTAAAATATTTGTGTCGGTTATAAGTATCGTATTGGTGTTGAGTAGTTGTGCATCTTTTTCAAAAGATAAAAAGACACTTGATGCTAGTAAGATTCTGATGAATAGTTCTATTAAGATTAAGGAAAGTGCTGAGCGTTTGTCAGATACTGATCATTTTCCTCGATTTATACCACAGGATAGTACCAATTGGGAATGTGTTAGTGTTGGAGATTGGTGCAGTGGATTTTGGCCTGGTGCGCTTTGGTATGCTTACGAATGTTCGGGCGATGAGAACCTAAGGAAACAAGCTGAATTATTTACAGCTCCTATTAAAGAAATTGCCTATACTCCAGCTCAAGATCATGATATTGGTTTTCAGGTGTATTGCAGTTATGGTAATGGCTATCGATTGACTGGAAATCCAGAGTACAAAAAAATCATGTTAGCTGCCGCTGATACTTTGGCTACTCTTTACAATCCAATTGTTGGTAGTATTCACTCTTGGCCTTCAAAAAAACAGTATCCTCACAATACCATTATTGATAACATGATGAATTTGGAATTGTTGTTTTGGGCAGCAAAGAATGGTGGTGGAGAG
It includes:
- a CDS encoding right-handed parallel beta-helix repeat-containing protein, encoding MKRINTSIMVLFLLIHISCNNSKVELIVSKNAVEAQYSSIQEALIAAKEIKQSDNNAQIVINILPGSYHLQKTIEISSALNGLEIVGAGASKVSVKGSVPLQLNWKSLNEDIFVAKVPDNLIFDQLITDGKAQILARYPNYDETAQYWQGYAEDALSKERVASWKNPVGTFFHALHKGRWGGFHWQIVGMNEDAFPILEGGHQNNRGSKPHKEYRMVENVFEELDSPGEWYLDHENHQLYFWPEKNIDLQKMKFEASVLKSLISVKGTLENPVQNISIKGISFENTQRTFMEAYEPLLRSDWTIYRGGAVFFEGSENCKLENCEFTNLGGNVIFVSNYNKGLKIAGNNIHECGASAISFVGNASAVRSPSFQYGQFVELDKMDTISGPKNELYPRECIVENNLIHRIGRVEKQTAGVQISMAMDITVRHNSIYDVPRSGINIGDGTWGGHILEFNDVFNTVLETNDHGSFNSWGRDRFWHPNRRIMDSITTANPDMYKWDAVHTTIIRNNRFRCDHGWDIDLDDGSSNYHIYNNLCLSRGIKLREGFNRVVENNITVNNSLHPHVWFVNCEDVFRKNIVSDAYQDVGLLSWGKDLDYNLFPTEEAMIKSQIYDRDMHSAFGDPLFKDPKNLDYSVAENSPALALGFVNFLMDQFGVQKPSLKAIAKTPEVPVVVDPLQRKIKSSTLAWLRNKLKGVDSNEEQSAYGLNSPEGVIVISTWNHSPAVKNNGLRKGDVILEVEGVKTDKVLDFLKITKEYQSKGEIQVLVMRNQKELGLRIQIK
- a CDS encoding sulfatase family protein gives rise to the protein MKLQQIVFVLFCTVLFSCQTAKKDNTSKKELPKRPNIIFMVSDDHAYQAISAYSNHLVETPNIDRIANNGMKFTNACVTNSICGPSRATMLTGKHCHIHGKTDNLFPFDETQTTFPQLLQKAGYQTAMFGKLHFGNNPKGIDEFKILPDQGSYYNPDFNTNEGRITVEGYVTDIITDMSIDWLDNRRKEDEPFVMFYMHKAPHREWLPAPRHFKEYTKKTFVEPATLFDNYEGRGTAAKTAEMNLLKHMNWAGDSKLYPEMMAELGLKDESGWDLEAFDREVGRMNAQQRAVWDSTYIPLMEDFKAKYPNMNDTELMKWRYQRYMQDYLGCIASVDENVGRLLDHLEELDLDENTIIVYTSDQGFYLGEHGWFDKRFAYDESFKTPLLVSWPGVVEPGTTNTEMVQNLDFAQTLLEAAGIEAPEDMQGESLIPLLQGNDEEWTRDAVYYHYYEYPSIHMVKRHYAIITQEYKLIHFYYDVDEWELYDRKNDVQEMTNVINDPAYADVLVKLKKELAEMREKYGDSSQLDQELIDKYIHEKENPDVIKVSLH
- a CDS encoding glycoside hydrolase family 3 N-terminal domain-containing protein, which translates into the protein MQYRIQTQLTIVFLLCFVLFSGMKKADKSIYHKAWIDFNKNGVKDIFEDPTQNVDSRVKNLLSLMNVEEKTCQMATLYGYARVLKDELPTKEWKNCVWKDGIANIDEHLNTIWNQPKTHTQYSYPYNVHAEAINAVQKWFVEETRMGIPVDFTNEGVHGLCHKKATPLPAPIGIGSTWNKDLVYKAGKMVGSEAKALGYTNVYAPILDVARDQRWGRVLECYGEEPFHIAEMGKQMTLGIQSQGVASTLKHFAVYSIPKGARDGDARTDPHVAPREMHQLHLYPFRRVIQEAKPMGIMSSYNDYDGVPVTASHYFLTELLREQFGFQGYVVSDSEAVEYVSDKHHVAEDYKEAVRQVVEAGLNVRTTFRTAESYIEPLRELIAEGKLSMKTIDARVGEVLAVKFRLGLFDQPYVENPKESDKLVHTDENEALSKQINQESMVLLKNENNFLPLEINNLKKILVTGPLADEISFTYSRYGPADNPSVSVYQGIKKYAAGKAQVDYSKGCDIVDPNWPGSEIIPEPLSLEEQAGINAAVEKAKQSDVIIAVVGEDEKRVGETKSRTSLGLPGRQFQLVQALYVTGKPVVLVLINGQPLSINWENRFLPAILEAWFPSTVAGEVIAETLFGDYNPGGKLSVTFPKTVGQIPLNFPFKPGSQAGQPGEGPNGYGNTRVLGPLYPFGYGLSYTTFAYRNLKVNPKQANSQAEIQVSFELSNTGAREGDEVVQLYLKDEVSSVTTYESQLRGFERVHLLPGETKTVHFTLYPDDLALLDKNMNWTVEPGKFKIMIGSSSVDIRLKGVFEIQSK
- a CDS encoding alpha/beta hydrolase encodes the protein MKIIIVLVLLVSNALFVTASRVDTLFVTSESMGKELPNLVIVPDAYSAQNKDFPVLYLLHGATGNFSDWLHKVPQLKQFVDKYEFIIVCPDGGFTSWYFDSPIDAKMQYETYITKELLTVVDKNYSTIPDRSGRAITGLSMGGHGAFYLAFKHQDIWGAAGSTSGGLDIRPFPNSWDISKRLGTYAENQDVWEKNTVINLVHLLNGKDLKLTFDCGTSDFFYGANKRMHEKLLERNIPHDYTERPGKHNTKYWANSIKYQLLFFDQFFRSEKQ